The genome window GCGCTATGCATGATAGGATAGGAataggaaaggtccaaatttgcttcTTCCCCCGACTGACATAGTCGGCACAGAACGAGAATCTAGCTATCCCagcatccacagcatgagcccattCAATTATACGCAAACCATGCCTGGGTTAAACATGTTCACTCACTGCTGGCAAAagtctagtgccgtactattacgctgactttcgtattcggcgaggaggacgatttcgacctcctggtttgtttacaaacagagaggtagacaaaaaaccgttccgcttgtccaaacactcaagtatcagaaggatggtccacaatagcatgattcacgtaacctaggctgaatagggattaaaaagctgtcacgtagaaccatgtgcttctattgtccaatttgccatcaagatttcatatagAAATATAACCCAGCATGCAGTTAAAAAGGCCCAGCGAGTTTTAAGTATCGTCAAAAGAAATCTTTGGAGTTGCCCAGAAAAGGTGAAGACAACCGCCTACTTGACGCTTGTTCGTCCCCACTTGGAGTATGGTACAGCTGCATGGTGTCCTTACAAGAAGTTAAATAAATCTGCTTTGGAAAGAGTCCAACGCCAGGCTGCGAGATTCTGCAAGAGGGACTACACCAGAGAACCTGGGTCTATGACCAAGATTTTGCATGAACTCAACTGGAACACATTGGAAGAAAGAAGAACAGGGAAACGGCTCACAACCTTTTACAGTCAAGATGGTCAACAAGCTCATTGATGTTCAGATGGATGAGTATTTAACCCCAAATACCAGGCTTACCAGAGGGCACCAACTCAAGTTTAAAGAGACATCAACCAGGCTAAATAGTTACAAGAACTCCTTCTTTCCAGGCACTACCAAGATGTGGAATAGTTTGCCCGCATCTGTTGTCAATTCTGCGAGTTTAGGGACCTTCAAGAGTAATGTTATGGAGCATATCACAGGAAGTAGGAGTCAAAATTAATTTAAGTCCTCCATGCGGCGAAAGGTCAACGTTGGTTTAGATGTGTTGCAGCAGCTCACCGTTACCGACGAAACCACATTGAGATTGAGATtgagttcagacccagtacacgatcatgtcagaaattaatattttgttctgggtctgattattcggactagcaaaaGTCGCCGAATTCGTCAAGTATACACTCTCTGGTTTTTACTCTAGTATAACTATAAGCTAACGATTTTCATCTACCGGAACCTTGGCAATTGGGACATAAATATTCTCACATTACATCGGTACAGAATTTTGCAGCTAAGCCTAATAATCATCACGTTGCATTCAATAAATGTGTGGTTGGACATGTTGGAGGACCAGGGTTGTGCAGCGTTTAGCAGCAAAATTCCTTTTTTTCGGGAAGGTTAAGGGATATGTATAACCAAAACAACATTCGGCATCTACATTTAGTTAAAAATGTTGTATGTATATTGTTCAAAAGAGGCATTTATTTTAGAGCTCCATGTGACTCTCACCATTTTGCGTTGATACACCAGACTAAAAGGTCAAATCCTTGTCGAGCAACTCGGAAACCCGTTTCTTTTATTTTAATCTTTTCAGTCTAAATTAGTATAACAGATAGTTTCGTTTCATTTTCTTTATCtattaaatatttttattacttAATTACAGGTTAATTACTAATTAAAGTTGATTAATCTACAAAAGAAAgacaattttaaacaaaattagctAATTGATTGGTCAAAGTTGAAGGTTACAGGAAATTGATGAAGCTTAGAAACAGCTCGTCACCACACACTTTGGCACGAAAACACGAGAATTGAATTAGAGGAACGTGGAAATTTACGATTTTAATGTCTACATTGCATAATTTCGTAATATTGAGTACGTCACATTTATGTCTGCCTTCATAATTGATagttgatttaatttgatttgcaGCATGAAACTGTAGTAAAAGATATTGTAATTTTAAGCGTACTATAGAATACTATAAATTAACACATGTTGGCTTTCCTCAACGCAAACTTTTAGACTAgggtttattgattttattttcataggTGACTGCACACCCAACACTCTTTGTGCACTCATCTCCTTCAATCCACTCATAAACTGTTGTCCAGTGTCATCATCCACTTCAGATACATCATACTTGACTGAAGTACCAAGTATAGCAAGTGCTTGCGTTGGAGTCACTCAACCGTGTCCCTCATTTGGAGACATTTGAGTAGATTCTATTCTAAATGTTTGCGTTGCTCAGAGCCAGCATGATGATTAAACTCATACTCATAgcacagtctgtccacttagagttagaagtacaaagtaaatagacctcggaaactggaggtatgagaataattatttcagtgcaatgcttctttggcgcgccaactactgcgcgatttgtgcaccacgctctttagtACGCGTCGCGTCGCACTCGCGtatgtgtgacgcaaagcatcgacccccgatgccacagatttggtttctGGTTCTGGTTCAGGTTCAGTCGGAATCACAGTCAAGCTGCATCTTCTCCAACattctttgaagatttgggtggTCAATGTGCTGTGTGTGTCTCTCGTAACTCGCGGAAGAATAAATTAATTACTAATACATGTAGCTGCTTGAGGTCCTACTTTTGACCCCAACTGGTTCCAGTCTGTAATTGTTCTGGGAATGAAGCTGTATCTGTGGACGTCTTTCTTTACATGTGGCCGGTAGATCTTCTGTGATCCCCTTCTGTTAGCCCTGGTGGTCTTTGTGAGTTGAATGATGCTATCAGCCTTGATCCCCACCTCGTTGTTGATGATTTTGTTCATCATCTGGATTCTTGTTTCTTTCCTCCTGTGTTCTAATGTCTCCCACTTCAGCTCCTCTATCATCTGAGTGACACTATCCCTTTGTTTGTAGTTGTTGAGGCAAAACCTGGCAGCTTTCCTCTGGATTGCTTCTAATGACTGTACATCTCCCTTCCTGTATGGATCCCAGACACTACTTGCATTAGTGGTCGGTTAAAAAATCTtgatgcttcaaatttcttagggaacaggcttatttgatgcagtatgatctcctgagcattttgacaccattttcatccaaatcggccaaaaaatgagttggtgccggccaaaacaagtatctggacaggggggtctgtggggggtctgaaaatcaatatttttgacaataatcattattatatgcctaattctgttaaagttggtgctgatttgtatgtaattgatgtctagaattccatttatgaaagttgcataaaaattggagttgtcgttttcttaaaatggctgttttacgtccaaatatggatgtgagggcgATTTTCATAAATCACGCAAACGGTCTTTCAAAAGGAAATTTCAATGATGTATGTATGAAGACAATCATAGTTagtacctgctcaagaaatttgagcggTTTTCATAGTACGGTTTGATTTTGGgagccatttgaatatttcatagaatgCTCCCATTTAACTGTACAgggtcaatgcactttaaaaGCGTATGCTTTCAATGGAAGGCTTCCTGAGAATACGAAAAATAGTACCACGGTCAAACGAAAAGCAATATACtgcccaaatttcttgaggatatgccacatgtgattatcttcaAACTGGCATCATTAAAATTTCTTGTGAAAAGAACAtgtgcatgttttatgcaaagcgccctcacatccatatttggacgttaaacagccattttaagaaaacgacaactccaatttttatgcaactttcataaatggaattctagacatcatttacatacaaatcagcaccaactttaacagaattaggcatataataatgattattgtcaaaaatattgattttcagacccccctgtccaaatacttgttttggcggcaccaactcatttttggccgatttggatgaaaatggtgtcaaaatgctcaggagatcatactgcatcaaataagcctgttccctaagaaatatgaaacatcaccctttttaaaaggctgtttaacctacccctactTGCATACTCCAGTGTTGGTCTCACAAGAGTTTTGTAGGCATTCTCTTTGATCTCCCTTGAACAGTGCCACAAATTCCTCTTAAGGAAGCCAAGGACACGGTTTGCCTTGGCTGTTGTCTTGTTGTAATGAACATTCCATCTCAACTTGCTGTCGAGTTCCACACCTAGGTAAGGATGGGAGTCAACTTCCTTCAGTGTTTCCCCACAGAAAGTGTAGGCCTTGTCAGGTGGTAATTTGCTGTTAGAGATCTTCATAACAGAGCATTTGCTGGGGTTGAAGGACATGGACCAGGTGTTTTGCCATTCTTCTAGCTTGTTTAGATCTTCCTGCAATACTTCAAATTCGCTGTTGATTTCCCGATGCATAAAGTATGCAATCGTCATGCGAAAAAAGTCTTGCAGTACAGCGTAGATTCTCAGGAAGGTCGTTTATGTATATCAGGAAGTCTAGGGGCCTGTCACGGTACCCTGAGGAACACTTGATATGACTTTCTTTGGTTCAGATGTTGCTCCATTACAGACCACCTTCTGTGTCCTGGCAGTAAGAAAGTGCCTCATCCAGTTCAAGATGGGACCTCTTATTCCATGATACTCCAGTTTCCCCAATAGCCTTTCATGAGGGACCTTATCAAAGGCCTTGGCAAAATCAAGGATTGCCATGTGCACTGTTTCACCTCTTTCTATGCTGCTAGTGAGGTCATGAGCTGTAAGAATGAGCTGGGTGACTGTAGAATGTTTCGCCCTGAAGCCATGCTGGGCATCAACCAGTATACTATTAGCCTCCAGATGGTCCATCACATGCGAATGCACGATATGCTCCAACACCTTACTCACAACACTAGTCAGTGACACTCCTCTGTAATTTGCGGGGTCCGATTTATCGCCTTTCTTGAATATGGGACAGATGTTGGCTTCTCTCCTGTTTGTACAAGTGGACAGACTATAGTAACAATGAACATATTAGGGATAAACATGTCATGCCTGTTAAATCGCATAAATGTAACACACCACAGTCAGTCCACACTTAAGTCGCAATTGATATGCATTCATGACATGGATGATACTGCGGAACTTATTGCCTTCATAATGATTCATATTTATTCAGCCCTCGACATTAAAAATAGTACAATTGCAGTTTGCACAATTAAATGTcacatcattgcaaatacagggaTTTATACCATGATTACACTTTCGGGGGTCAAAGCTTTtttattttggcaggccaaaagcaTGAAAGGGGGAGGGGAACATATTTTGGCAAGTCAAAGGGGGTGAGGTGCAATTTTTGTTATGTTTGGGCACAGTTTCTATGCCTTAAAAACGTTGAGAACATgttcaaattataattatatcaatattgaaaatttcctgctcgctgggcTCGCATCATAATATGAGACAATTTATAGATATAAAAGGTAAATACAAATTTGCCATCAAtccgcatcattttatatatcaaattgaagcccttgagtaaagaaagccaaaactgaaaaggttgtgtgtcatgaattgggggccaaatgcgttacatgctcaaaattagaaaaataatcacgcTTTCACATAAAAATGATTGTAATTCATCTCATGTTTGTCAGAAACCTACAATTTTTATATCATcataaagctgaaagtgtaaggaagacaattgttcaacttttaagttgatatacagggtgccacaaatattatatagggtggaaaagttacattttcgttcaaaaagtaaaaaaattggtTCCTCTCTTTCTCACTAACATAAACAcctgttctgctaaaacctttttacatgttctaataacattgtaggctctcaaaaaaagcaaacttgtaatgatgagttatgtagcctaactgagatacagggtgtttaAAAGTGGTAcataaatttttatgatttttatgatttttatgacattatcaattaaaacttttttccttcatgtcctacacaaaaaccaatggcatatttgaattcctcatcaaatttccttctaaaaatgattaacttttacagaagtagggtaacttcttcaagaaatatgacattcAGAACATTTTGGAGCACAAATGCATGCTTAGTACAGTAACGATAGgcgcctagaacccatgacacagaatgcagcacattaACAACAAATTAAACCAGCTTGGAGTAAAATTGGTCAAGTTACctactagacataaataccaaaacaatggtacataatccatcctaataccttgctgggttatgaagttacagtaaaaaataaatttgagaggcactgaaaatcaatattccctatactttaacacacgCCTCAACCGTGAGGCACTGACCACCACCCTGACTTTgcatcgtttgaattgcaatatctcaaaaagtaaatacagTGTGAAGTTTTTACTTTCCACAGTTTTAGGTagataaattagcaacaaaatgagaccatttCTAGTTCAGTAGCCCTCtacattcttgagatctgggccaaaacgtcctgaattttttttttaatgtaacacCACCACCCTTTCCTATACCCCAAATCATAACGCACGACCAAAACCGTTTTGtcgtagcactttccgtagcaaagttacatcttgtcaaagattgatcatcaaaaatattcagccattattttaaaatgcatcgatattaaaaaaacaaaacagcatctATAGTGCagctatgtggaactgctatcacaatccctctaaaattccatgtgcgattctctcatcacaaaaataaatcatatatctGGGTTAAGTGAATTAACGTGAAGTAtacacaacatatttatgtaggtttccttgacaaatcttttcttttaaatttctatgtaaatatgtaattgtgtttgggccccgttttaggccaatttggctgactagcaaattgtgttaactaaggtttgcctttcGGGTTTTAAATTTGAATTCCCAAAAATCTTTGTGTGTAAAGGGGGGGAAGATTTTTTTGACAtgaggccatgcgttttgagttgggccggtaatgcgttacatgttttcacgagatgaaaattgcatgttttttcatttatatgcatatctttcacatattatacccaacataAAAGTATACCGTTACATTTTCTGactgcaaatgaaccaaggaatccaaaaatgcactttaaaatggcacagggtgtaacactaaggagttatgaaactgaaaataccaaatattttagggaaaaaatgtaaaatttggcaAATTAAAAAAAGTTGGCTTcacccacatatttaaaagttccatatttgaattcctctcagtcagagctttaaatacatataacatcatagggttcaataaaattaaaatgattttgcgccagcctctttcaagggatattttcccattgacttcaatgtgtaacccgaacggaaaataaaaatgcaaaattgcttctcaaagcaaattaaattaccaaatgattgtttggctgtatctgaaaatcaatatttccaacttccgactgcttttgcttgatcacatcacatttctcGCTGAACCATATGATTCATGATGGTGTGAAATCTAAATTCAATTAATCATGAACATGTTACACCTTATATGTatgtttaaaacaacaacaaaaagagaaacactttttgattaatttgtttTATAGAGTGAAAGAGGTCTTAAACAAAAAGTGAAGACAGAAAAATGGCTGCAACTTTTTTGGGGCCAAAAATGTCATAAATTCATTTTTCAGTGAAGATAATAAAAGGTAGCAACAAAACCCCACTCACTTGGTGCACAATTAAATTAATCTTTGTTCcaaacagggactgtcttttgaaatttgcaggagagcattaaatagctcttctggggcCTTCAGGAGGAGCTGTTAATTTATTACAAgtctgccctaccccaaccctaagccccataaacgaggactggactcaagtctagcaacttgcaccctattcggtaattgtaccgcaTTTACAATAGactgtaaggagagaatggtcaactaaggagtaCTAATAATCACTCTCTTATATCAGATTTAATGTAAAGAGATCAGTTGAgtgtgattgctctcgctctcctcaaaaaggCAGGACCCTGAAAACTTTAAAATAGAGAAATGATCgattggattataccaaaatgtcttggtGGGGACTTACAAGTTTTGGGAATCCTGTATTTCAAGACCCAACTAATCTTGCCTCTTACACTCTCCTTGTTTGTTTTCCTTTTCAGAGAAGTGACAGACTTTGTGTTGATGAAATGGCTTCTTTAGCTATCAGGAGAAATAGTCTTGGAGTGTTCATGCGGAAGTTTCGGAACTGCAGACCGATTGCAACATCAAGTGGTATGGCTCCTGTCATGCTTGGACGGAAAAAACATGTTTTGTACAAGTGTAATGCAGGCCTACCCTTTATGC of Amphiura filiformis chromosome 14, Afil_fr2py, whole genome shotgun sequence contains these proteins:
- the LOC140169170 gene encoding uncharacterized protein codes for the protein MTIAYFMHREINSEFEVLQEDLNKLEEWQNTWSMSFNPSKCSVMKISNSKLPPDKAYTFCGETLKEVDSHPYLGVELDSKLRWNVHYNKTTAKANRVLGFLKRNLWHCSREIKENAYKTLVRPTLEKGDVQSLEAIQRKAARFCLNNYKQRDSVTQMIEELKWETLEHRRKETRIQMMNKIINNEVGIKADSIIQLTKTTRANRRGSQKIYRPHVKKDVHRYSFIPRTITDWNQLGSKVGPQAATCISN